Within Candidatus Atribacteria bacterium, the genomic segment ATTAGCCATCTCTTGTTCTTAGTTTGTAATAACCCAGCCATTGCTGAAGCCGAGGATAAGGTGCCAGTTTTACCCCATATCTGAAAAGGTAAACGTTTTCTTAGAGTACCGCTTTCTTCGGTATTGGCAAAATAATCCAATATCCCAAAATCGTACTTTTGATAAAGGTAGGAAATTGCTTCTATTAAACTAGCAGGAGTCATAAGATTATATTCAGAGAGCCCACACCCGTCCACAAGAATATAATCTTTTCCCCATTTTAAACCCAGAACTATATCTATGGTTTCTTCTAAAGAGGTAATAGCCTGACTAATACTATACGCCTCTTCAGGATTATTCTTCTGACTCAATGTACGAAAAATATTTTCAGCACTCTGATTATCACTCTTTTTCATCATACGAGCTAGTATTTTATCCAGGGTATCAGAATAATAAACATACTTCACCTTCAGTCTCTCTTGGATTTCCCCAACCTGAACACTCTCATTTATCTTTACTCCCTTTTTTAATAACTCTTGATAAAAAATATCCCCCCAGTGAAGAGGCATTTTATTAAGATAAGAATTTTGTTTTTCCCTGACTTCATAACCCATTACAGTTAATGCTCCAATTAAGGGATTTTTATCATCCCACATCCACCCTCTTCCTAAAAAGTCTTCAGGTAAAAATTTTGAGTTATCCAATACAATACCCCCCGAGATATATCTGAGATTATATTTTTGCACCAAGGTATCTGCTATCTTTCTAATGACTTCCGGAGATTGAGTGGGATCTCCACTACCTACCACATACAGATTCCCGTTTATCTCTCCGGGAGTAGTACTGGAGAAACAGAAAGAAGTGGAATAAGTATAGTCTTTACCGAGTGTTTCCAGAGCCGCCAGCAAGGTAAATATTTTAGTAAGAGATGCGGGAGTGAAAAATTTATTTTCATTATAAGAAAATAATACTTCTTGGGTGGTTAAATCTTTTATTAAAACTCCCGAAAATCCCTGGAATTGGTTAATCTCCTCCCTTATGCTTGACTCTGCACCAGCACTACAAATTGATAGGGATGTTAATATTAAAAAGGCTACTACAAAAATAATATTTCTATTCTTTAACTTCAAACTCTTTTCCTTTTTACTTTTCTTAATATAAGTTTTTCTTATAAACCGCTTCTTTCTTTGGATCAAAAAATGACTATTTGAATATTTTTTAATAAATGATTATTTCCCTTTTTTTGATACCTTGAACATAGATTCAGGTTAACTATTTTTTACTGCCTCTTGATATAATTGGTTCAATGTGGATGGTAGTCTCAATGTTCTTTTCTCTCTTTATCTCCTTTTCTAATTTTTCTGAAATTCTGTGCGCTTCTTCTAATCTCATCTCTGCAGGTAATCGAATATGAAAAGTTAATTCTCTATTATCACCATATTTATGCAAATGAAGGTGATGTAATTTAACATCATTAGAAACGTTATTGGCAATAACTTTCCTGATCTCTATTTCAAAATCCTCCGATGGCTCTTCACCAATCAAGGTACTGATTGATTCTTTTAAAATGATATAAGTAGTATAGAAGATGACCAAAGATACTACGATGCCCATAATGCTATCCACCCACCAAAAATATTCCCCAATAAAAATCCCAGCCACTACCATAAGAGATACAAGAGCGTCACTTCTATGATGCCAACCATCTGCAACAAGTGATTGAGAATTTATTTTCTTTCCAGCACGTATAGAAAACTGTGCTAATCCTTCTTTTACAATAACAGAAATTACAAAAACTACTATAGCGAAAGTTCCGTAAGAAGCAGATTGATGATTGATAAACTTTTGAATAGAGGCGTTTAAAAAATTACAACCTACCACAGCCAATAAGGTACCAATGATAACCGAACTAATTATCTCCGCCTGGCCGTGACCGTAGGGGTGTTTTTTATCGGCAGGTTTAGATGAAACTTTAAATCCTATAATCACTACCAGTGAAGTAAGTGAATCAGACAAGGTATGCCAAGCGTCAGCAATGATGGCTATAGAATAAGTCGTAATTCCTACCCAGTATTTTAAACCAAAAAGGATGGTATTTACGATGATTGAAATACTTCCCTCTAAATACCCGATAAAGGCTTTATCTTTTTTTGATATTTGTTTTTTTTGATTAATTTTCATTTTTTATACCCACTCACTAATATATTCTTTTAAATGTTTAGTCTGATTCAATTGCATCAAACAATATCCTCTATTTTCTTTGTAAGAAAGAAGACTGTAAGAAGCCGTATCCAGATGAATCTTCCAAAAATATGGTGAGGTAATATTCAAGCAGGCAGCAATAAGTGGTTTCAGTATTGCTCGATGACTCACCACTACGAAAGTTTCATCCTTATGTTTAGAAGCTAACCTATCTAGGCAAATCTTTGTCCTTTTTTGTACTTCATAGAGGGTCTCCATATTCTGTACTTGAAGTTTTTCTGGATTCTTTTTCCAAAGCTCCCATTCCTTCGGGTATTCCTGGGCTATATCCTTTTTAAAACGTCCTTCCCAGCTCCCCAGTTCAATATTATTAAATCCTTCTTCTATCTTTACCTTGATTTCACATTGCTTACCTATTTCTTCGGCGGTTTGCCTTGCTCGGGAGAGAGGGCTGGTATAAATACATTTAAGAGGAAAGCTTTTCAATTCCTGTGCTAAATCCTTTGCTTGAACAAGTCCCCTATCATTTAAAGGAAAGTCTGTTCTCCCTCTAAATATTCCCTTAATATTTCCTTCGCATTCTCCGTGTCTTACAAGAATTATTTGTGTTCCGTTAAAAACTTTATACATTTTTACCTCCTATTCAGGACTAATAAAATGTAGAAAAAGGAAGTGAAATTTTTTCTTACACTTTTCCTCCCCACTCTTTAAAAAATTGCTTTAAATAAAGATTTAGAAAACGGTGTCTCCTTTTGGCTATTCTACGGCCATATTTGGTATACATCATTTCTTTAAGTTTCAGTAATTTTTCGTAGAAATGGTTAATGGATGGTGCCTCGCTAATTTTATACTGCTCCTTACTGATAGATTTAATTGGTTTAATGGTGGGGTCGTAGATTATCCGATTAAAAGATCCTCCATAGGTAAAAGCCCGGGCAATACCTATTGCCCCCATAGCATCTAAACGATCAGCATCAGTCACCGCCATTAATTCCTTAGAGATTGCCAAAGAAGGAAAATCCTTGTTATCACCTCTTTCTCCTGTGATCGGTAGAGTATGCATAAAAGATATCCGAGAGGTAATTTCTACAATCTTATTGATAATCGAGGGAGAAACTTTAAGAGAAGAAAGCCACTCCCCGACCTTCTTTGCCCCAGCTTCTTCGTCTCCTTTAAAGAACTTATAATCACCTATATCGTGTAGAAGAGCTGCCAATTCTACTAAAAATATATCTCCTCCTTCTTCTCGAGCAATTCGTTTAGCTAAATTCCTTACTCGATGAATATGCCACCAATCATGACCAGTTCCATCTTTACTTAAGGTTTTTTTTACAAATAATTCTGTTTTTTTAATTATCTCTTGTCTATCCATATTCCCTGATAGGGGAAAGTCGTCGTTTGAAGGGTTTTTGACCTATCTAAAGACTATTTATTTTTCCCATCCTATTTTATTTAACTACAATCAAGTTGTAGTCCTGTGTACCAATACCTATTTTTTCCGCATAATTCAACCCTATTTTCCAATCGGTATCAATGTGGATATGTCCGAACTTATCTTCTCCATAATGAAAATGCTTCTCTTCCAGAATACTACCTTTAATCATAGGAGCTCTATTTACTAAATCGACACAAGCTCTGTCCAGGGCTACAGGGTCAAAAGAGGCAGCCATCCCGATATCCGGGACGATAGCCATATCATTATAGCCCCAACAATCACAATAAGGGGAGACATTCATGATAAAACTGATATGAAAATGAGGTTTACCTTGTAAAACAGCATAGGTATATTCTACAATCTTTTCTTGAACCATACCGGTCGAATCATCGGAACCTGCAACAGCCCCCCTATATTGACACACCGCTACACACTGACCACAGCCGATACATTTCTGATAATCAATTTCCGCTTTTTTATTTTCATTAAAATGAATAGCTTCCTGGGAGCAGTTTTTAATACATTGGCCACAGCCGACACAATTTTTGAGAATGATCTTGGGTTTAGAATTAGAATGCATCTCCATCTTGCCAGCTCGTGAACCACTGCCCATCCCTAAATTCTTCAAAGTCCCTCCGAACCCGGTCATTTCATGACCCTTAAAATGAGTTAGAGAAATAATAATATCGGCATCAGCAATAGCTGAAGCAATCTTGGGAGCTTGAAAATGTTTTTGGTCAATAGAGATCTGACGATATTCAGTCCCTTTTAAACCATCGGCAATTATCACATCACATCCTACTCCAATCCGATTAAATCCATTTTCCATCGCCGTAATTAAATGGTCTATGGCATTAGCTCTTTTTCCGTAATAAAGAGTGTTAGCATCGGTTAAAAATGGTTTTCCCTCGAAATCTTTAATCAATTTTACTATACAAGCCACATAGTTAGGCCGAATATAGGATAGATTTCCCGGTTCTCCAAAATGAATTTTTAGAGCGGTAAACTTATCCCTAAAATCAATCTCTTTAATCCCAGCTTCTAAAACTAATTTTTTTAATTTATCTAATAAGTTCTTCCCCGATTTTGCCCTTAAATCTGTAAAATAAACTTTTGCTCTATCC encodes:
- a CDS encoding cation transporter, which encodes MKINQKKQISKKDKAFIGYLEGSISIIVNTILFGLKYWVGITTYSIAIIADAWHTLSDSLTSLVVIIGFKVSSKPADKKHPYGHGQAEIISSVIIGTLLAVVGCNFLNASIQKFINHQSASYGTFAIVVFVISVIVKEGLAQFSIRAGKKINSQSLVADGWHHRSDALVSLMVVAGIFIGEYFWWVDSIMGIVVSLVIFYTTYIILKESISTLIGEEPSEDFEIEIRKVIANNVSNDVKLHHLHLHKYGDNRELTFHIRLPAEMRLEEAHRISEKLEKEIKREKNIETTIHIEPIISRGSKK
- a CDS encoding DUF362 domain-containing protein: MDRAKVYFTDLRAKSGKNLLDKLKKLVLEAGIKEIDFRDKFTALKIHFGEPGNLSYIRPNYVACIVKLIKDFEGKPFLTDANTLYYGKRANAIDHLITAMENGFNRIGVGCDVIIADGLKGTEYRQISIDQKHFQAPKIASAIADADIIISLTHFKGHEMTGFGGTLKNLGMGSGSRAGKMEMHSNSKPKIILKNCVGCGQCIKNCSQEAIHFNENKKAEIDYQKCIGCGQCVAVCQYRGAVAGSDDSTGMVQEKIVEYTYAVLQGKPHFHISFIMNVSPYCDCWGYNDMAIVPDIGMAASFDPVALDRACVDLVNRAPMIKGSILEEKHFHYGEDKFGHIHIDTDWKIGLNYAEKIGIGTQDYNLIVVK
- a CDS encoding histidine phosphatase family protein; the encoded protein is MYKVFNGTQIILVRHGECEGNIKGIFRGRTDFPLNDRGLVQAKDLAQELKSFPLKCIYTSPLSRARQTAEEIGKQCEIKVKIEEGFNNIELGSWEGRFKKDIAQEYPKEWELWKKNPEKLQVQNMETLYEVQKRTKICLDRLASKHKDETFVVVSHRAILKPLIAACLNITSPYFWKIHLDTASYSLLSYKENRGYCLMQLNQTKHLKEYISEWV
- a CDS encoding HD domain-containing protein; protein product: MDRQEIIKKTELFVKKTLSKDGTGHDWWHIHRVRNLAKRIAREEGGDIFLVELAALLHDIGDYKFFKGDEEAGAKKVGEWLSSLKVSPSIINKIVEITSRISFMHTLPITGERGDNKDFPSLAISKELMAVTDADRLDAMGAIGIARAFTYGGSFNRIIYDPTIKPIKSISKEQYKISEAPSINHFYEKLLKLKEMMYTKYGRRIAKRRHRFLNLYLKQFFKEWGGKV